Proteins encoded together in one Vigna angularis cultivar LongXiaoDou No.4 chromosome 5, ASM1680809v1, whole genome shotgun sequence window:
- the LOC108338948 gene encoding protochlorophyllide reductase, chloroplastic produces the protein MAVQAASLVSAYFSFAKEGKPGMSLRNTTMFGLSLEDALKADFSSLSFSCKREFQQKVCPLRVQSVATTPGVTKASPEGKKTLRKGSVIITGASSGLGLATAKALAETGKWHVIMACRDFLKAERAAKAAGIPKENYTVMHLDLASLDSVRQFVDNFRQSGRPLDVLVCNAAVYFPTASEPTYTADGFELSVGTNHLGHFLLSRLLLEDLNKSDYPSRRLIIVGSITGNTNTLAGNVPPKANLGDLRGLAGGLNGLNTSAMIDGGSFDGAKAYKDSKVCNMLTMQEFHRRYHEETGITFASLYPGCIATTGLFREHIPLFRLLFPPFQKFITKGFVSEDESGKRLAQVVSDPSLTKSGVYWSWNKASASFENQLSQEASDADKARKVWEISEKLVGLA, from the exons ATGGCTGTCCAGGCTGCTTCCTTGGTTTCTGCTTACTTCTCTTTTGCCAAAGAG GGGAAGCCTGGCATGTCTCTTAGGAACACCACAATGTTTGGTCTTTCATTGGAAGACGCTCTCAAAGCGGACTTCAGCTCTCTCTCATTTTCATGCAAA AGGGAATTCCAGCAAAAAGTTTGCCCTTTAAGGGTCCAATCAGTGGCAACAACTCCAGGAGTCACAAAGGCTTCACCAGAAGGCAAGAAAACTTTGAGGAAAGGCAGTGTTATTATCACTGGGGCTTCCTCTGGATTGGGCTTGGCCACTGCTAAGGCATTGGCTGAGACAGGAAAGTGGCATGTGATAATGGCTTGCAGGGATTTCCTCAAAGCTGAAAGGGCTGCAAAAGCTGCTGGCATTCCTAAGGAAAACTACACTGTTATGCATTTGGACCTTGCCTCCCTTGATAGTGTTAGGCAATTTGTGGACAACTTCAGGCAATCAGGCAGGCCACTGGATGTGCTTGTTTGCAATGCTGCAGTTTACTTCCCAACTGCAAGTGAACCTACATACACTGCTGATGGCTTTGAACTAAGTGTTGGAACTAACCATTTGGGGCATTTCCTGCTTTCACGCCTGTTGCTTGAGGACTTGAACAAATCTGATTACCCTTCTAGAAGGTTGATCATTGTTGGCTCAATCACAg GAAACACCAACACCTTGGCTGGAAATGTGCCACCCAAGGCAAATCTTGGTGACTTGAGGGGACTAGCTGGAGGCTTGAATGGACTAAACACTTCAGCCATGATAGATGGAGGATCCTTTGATGGAGCCAAGGCGTACAAGGACAGCAAAGTCTGCAATATGCTTACCATGCAAGAATTTCACAGAAGATACCATGAAGAAACTGGAATCACATTTGCTTCCCTCTACCCGGGTTGCATTGCCACAACAGGCTTGTTCAGAGAACACATTCCCTTATTCAGACTTCTCTTCCCTCCATTCCAAAAGTTCATAACCAAGGGCTTTGTCTCCGAAGATGAATCGGGAAAGCGGCTTGCACAG GTTGTGAGTGATCCAAGCCTAACAAAATCAGGAGTCTACTGGAGCTGGAACAAGGCCTCTGCTTCATTTGAAAATCAATTGTCACAAGAAGCCAGTGATGCAGATAAGGCTCGCAAGGTTTGGGAGATCAGTGAGAAACTTGTTGGTTTGGCTTAA